The segment ATCGGGCCGTGCCGCCGGTCGGCAGCACGTGCGACGGTCCCGCCGCGTAATCGCCGAGGGCCACAGGGCTGAAATGGCCCAGAAACGCCGCTCCGGCGTGCGGAATCTTGTCGAGCAACCGCTCGGGGTCGGCCGTGGCGATGTGCAGATGTTCCGGCGAGATCTCATCGGCCAACG is part of the Pirellulales bacterium genome and harbors:
- a CDS encoding histidinol dehydrogenase, which translates into the protein LADEISPEHLHIATADPERLLDKIPHAGAAFLGHFSPVALGDYAAGPSHVLPTGGTARFASGLSALDFIRGNSVIAYTQAGLAAVADDIRLLAEKEGLTAHWASVEMRLKKKGF